In Brachypodium distachyon strain Bd21 chromosome 2, Brachypodium_distachyon_v3.0, whole genome shotgun sequence, one genomic interval encodes:
- the LOC112270748 gene encoding uncharacterized protein LOC112270748 — MKHEKYETWEWIDVKPGTRHWENNSDTLTLVLDGNPEEVQSNYDTYVKSALTYKHGTRIDTFPLPGLRKHLFTTAKEGTYYIRVIYQGEVIVFIIEARTWWLKGYIVGNTVYEHKTLPFQGNHNYICQSNPGELEIGLPVLRTRHQSLVQDGVHQNPLAVGVYTLYLCEGPRIYKAFLAPSNSLVDPGSDFNKLDAFSQGLPLPELAKKTRIPKLDSFLLPAWIVVLSSLHSRYSLQSEKVDARHTKDIFTPTPSRIQNITNTQHKAHTRTTFQIWRLSPPTRAHLLLLVAACCPAAPLPGCHLLLLLKVASCCSSKLPPAAPPGGRRQPAPPDRQKPAPPDHQKPAPPSGGRQQPAPPPDHLQPAASPPDICISFSSGHGHP; from the exons ATGAAGCATGAAAAGTATGAAACGTGGGAGTGGATCGACGTCAAGCCTGGAACGAGGCATTGGGAGAATAACTCG GATACTCTAACGCTTGTGTTAGATGGAAACCCCGAAGAAGTGCAATCAAATTATGATACATATGTCAAGTCCGCCTTGACCTACAAGCATGGGACCCGCATCGATACGTTCCCACTTCCTGGACTCCGAAAACACCTTTTCACAACAGCCAAGGAAGGGACGTATTATATTAGAGTAATCTATCAAGGAGAGGTAATAGTGTTCATCATAGAAGCCAGAACATGGTGGCTGAAAGGGTACATAGTTGGAAACACAGTTTACGAACACAAGACGCTGCCATTTCAAGGCAACCACAATTATATTTGCCAAAGTAACCCAGGAGAACTAGAGATCGGTCTGCCAGTTTTGAGGACAAGACATCAATCCCTTGTGCAGGATGGGGTTCATCAGAATCCTCTAGCAGTAGGGGTCTACACCCTTTACCTGTGTGAGGGCCCCAGGATATACAAGGCATTCCTCGCACCGAGCAATTCGCTTGTGGACCCTGGCTCTGATTTCAACAAA CTGGACGCTTTCAGCCAAGGTTTACCACTCCCCGAACTAGCCAAAAAAACTAGAATCCCCAAGCTGGACT CTTTCTTGTTGCCAGCTTGGATTGTTGTTCTCTCTTCGCTCCATagtaggtactccctccaatccgaAAAGGTTGACGCGAGGCATACTAAAGACATTTTTACACCCACACCCTCCAgaattcaaaatattacaaACACACAACATAAAGCCCACACACGCACAACATTTCAAATCTGGCGTCTTTCTCCACCAACGCGTGCGCATCTTCTCCTCCTGGTGGCCGCCTGCTGCCCTGCTGCCCCTCTTCCAGGTTGCcacctgctgctcctcctcaaggttgcctcctgctgctcctccaagttgcctcctgcagctcctccaggtggccgccggcagcctgctcctccagatCGCCAGAAACCTGCTCCTCCAGATCATCAGAAACCTGCTCCTCCTTCAGGTGGCCGccaacagcctgctcctcctccagaTCACCTGCAGCCTGCAGCTTCTCCTCCAGATATCTGCATCAGCTTCTCTTCAGGTCATGGACATCCCTGA